In Cicer arietinum cultivar CDC Frontier isolate Library 1 chromosome 7, Cicar.CDCFrontier_v2.0, whole genome shotgun sequence, a single window of DNA contains:
- the LOC101509660 gene encoding uncharacterized protein encodes MATASRKSRTSALRSLSPSPKLCNSQQSPSHYSSSAFASSSSSFASRPTNFFRASTSPTRVSLYGSSPSVSASSVRFSLDRSISPNRSISVTPRTGGKKQSSSQQKRTCMCSPTTHPGSFRCSLHKGFGSRASTTPYSQNRLNARRSAMTNSLVRIRGVEGDLVKRALAALIRPSSHQQRRRGDFRPRPSRLSVMSKAEDS; translated from the coding sequence atggctACAGCTTCTAGAAAATCAAGAACCAGTGCACTTCGATCCCTTTCACCTTCCCCTAAACTCTGCAATTCTCAACAATCACCTTCACACTATTCTTCCTCCGCTTtcgcttcttcatcttcaagtttCGCTTCACGTCCAACAAACTTTTTCCGAGCCTCTACCTCACCGACACGTGTCAGTCTTTACGGATCGTCACCGTCTGTGTCGGCTTCGTCGGTTCGGTTTTCACTAGACCGTTCAATTTCACCGAACCGGTCTATTTCTGTAACACCGCGAACCGGTGGAAAGAAACAGAGTAGTAGTCAGCAGAAACGAACTTGCATGTGTTCGCCTACGACGCATCCTGGTTCGTTTCGTTGTAGTCTTCACAAAGGATTCGGCTCACGCGCTTCTACGACGCCGTATTCGCAGAACAGACTCAACGCGCGTAGATCGGCGATGACGAATTCGTTAGTGAGAATTCGCGGCGTGGAAGGGGATCTCGTGAAGAGAGCTCTCGCTGCGTTGATTCGACCTTCTTCGCATCAGCAGAGAAGGAGAGGTGATTTTCGTCCAAGACCTAGTAGACTTTCCGTTATGTCTAAAGCCGAAGATTCTTGA